The Sebastes fasciatus isolate fSebFas1 chromosome 4, fSebFas1.pri, whole genome shotgun sequence genome window below encodes:
- the LOC141766018 gene encoding filamin-C-like isoform X2, whose translation MMSNNYGDDQQQPPQYYQATDFGEEEEDEMPATEKDLAEDAPWKKIQQNTFTRWCNEHLKCVNKTINDLQREFTDGLKLISLLEVLSQKKMYRKHHTRPNFRQMKLENVSVALEFLEREHIKLVSIDSKAIVDGNLKLILGLIWTLILHYSISMPMWDDEDEEESKKMTPKQRLLGWIQNKVPQLPIHNFNRDWRDGKALGALVDNCAPGLCPDWAEWDPNQPVENAREAMQQADEWLGVPQVIAPEEIVDPDVDEHSVMTYLSQFPKAKLKPGAPLKAKNLFPNKAKAYGPGIEPQGNKVLQPAVFTVETLEAGSGEVLVYVEDPEGHKEEAKVKPNKDKNRSYTVTYVPKVEGVHKVKVLFAGQDIDKSPYTVNVAKDLGDPSKVHARGPGLDPTGNVANKPTYFDIYTAGAGNGDVSVVIIDPQGKKDTVELILENKGDSVFRCTYRPMLEGPHIIHVLFAGQEIPKSPFTVNVAEAINPNACRATGRGLQPKGVRVKEVADFKVFTKGAGTGSLSVSVKGPTGAEEQVKVRDAGNGVYECEYYPLKTGKFTVSITWGGQPIPRSPFEVEVGEEAGFQKVRAWGPGLKTGKVGKSADFVVEAIGTEVGTLGFSIEGPSQAKIECDDKGDGSCDVRYWPTEAGDYAVHVICDDEDIKDSPFMAHILPADNDVFPEKVKAFGPGLKPTGVIVNKPTEFTIDAHLAGKAHLKIYAQDAEGCTINIKITEKGDGTFLCVYTPVKSIKHTIIITWGDVNVPNSPFRVLVGEGCHPEKVKVYGPGVEKTGLKANEPTYFTVDCGEAGQGDISIGIKCAPGVVGPAEADIEFDIIKNDNDTFTVKYTPPAAGRYTIMVLFADQEIPISPFKVKVDPSHDAGKVRAEGPGLNKTGVEVGTPTHFTIYTKGAGKAKPEVHFAASGSGEAVRDFEIIDNHDYSYTVKYTALQQGNMAISVNHGGDPIPKSPFNITVAPPLDIGKVKVEGLDTKVEVGKDQEFTVNTKGAGGQGNVGVKMTSPSGRPIPCKLESDKAKGTHSVKYIPPEEGQYKVDVSYDSNPVMGSPFGVEAVMPADPSKVRAFGPGLKGGIVGKPAPFTIDTKGAGAGGLGLTVEGPCEAKIECQDNGDGTCSVFYLPTEAGEYAINILFAEQHIPGSPFKAAVRAALDPSKVTASGPGLEKAKAGEPATFTVDCTRAGDAELTIEIVSETGVKAEVHIQKTTEGTFSVTYIPSFHGTHTITIKYGGQMIPQFPKVLQVEPSVDTSGVHVYGPGVEPRGVLREVTTHFIVDARALNKVGGNHVKVHIITPSGTNTESHITDKGDGTYRVEYTAFEDGMHLIEVQYDDAPVPKSPFRVSVVEGCDPTRVRAFGPGLEGGITNQPNCFTVETRGAGTGGLGLTIEGASEAKISCKDNKDGSCSVEYIPFTTGDYDVNINYGGHPIPGSPFRVPVKDPVDPSKVKCSGPGLGTGVRAHVPQTFTADCTKAGQAPLDVKLYGPTGTVEPVGVKNNGDGTHTVHYTPAQDGPYTVAVKYADQEVPHSPFKVMSQPGHDASKVRASGPGLDTKGVPASLPVEFTIDARDAGEGLLTVQILDPEGKPKNATIQDNRDGTYTVSYVPDSTGPYTITIKYGGDEIPYSPYRIQSLPTGDASKCRVTVSIGGHGVSSLQKLQTSEDTVITVDAKAAGKGKVTCKVQTPQGMELDMDVVENRDGTFDIYYTAPEPGKYVITIRFGGQNIPKSPFHVVASNEPVVPRDTVDPLFRPVNFLVPFTPQQGEITGEVRMPSGKTARPHITDNKDGTITIKYQPTERGLHEMDIKYDFNHIPGSPLQFFVDAVNSGVVTSYGPGLSYGMVNKAATFTVVTKNAGEGGLSLAVEGPSKAEITCKDNKDGTCTVSYLPTAPGDYNIIVKFDNKHIPGSPFTAKITGDDAITRTSQLNVGTAADVSLKITETDLSSLTASIRAPSGNEEPCLLKRLPNRHLGISFTPKEVGEHEVSVRKNGVHVANSPFKIMVGQSEIGEASRVKAFGKGLVEARTLEMAEFFVDTRNAGYGGLALSIEGPSKVDINCEDVEDGTCRVTYCPTEPGSYIVNIKFAEKHIPGSPFTVKVTGEGRMKESITRKRQASSIASVGSTCGLNLKIPGNWFQMVSAQERLTRTFTRSSHTYTRTERTEISKTRGGETKREVRVEESTQMGGGGSPFRDVFGDFLGRESLSSFAGITAARPEVEGGSQAMTAQVTSPSGKTVDADIVDGGSSTYSVRFIPQEMGPHTVNVKYRDQHVPGSPFQFTVGPMGEGGSHKVRAGGPGLQRGVAAAPTEFSIWTREAGAGGLSIAVEGPSKAEISFEDRKDGSCGVSYIVKEPGDYEVSIKFNNEHIPDSPFIVPIATLSDEARRLTVTSLQEKGSKVNQEASFMVQRNGARGVVDAKVHTPSGSSEECYVTELDSDKSTIRFIPRENGVHSIDVKFNGCHIPGSPFNVRVGDPGLAGDPGMVTAHGLGLQGGTTGSPSEFVVNTCNAGSSTLSVNIDGPSKVKMDCRECPEGYKITYTPMAPGNYLITIKYGGPQHIVGSPFKAKITGARLSGGHSLHETSSVLVETVTKTSKVGGAYSSSSSSSTTSTKLASDASMVVCRGAGLSQAVVGQKNNFTVDCSKAGINMLMVGVHGPQTPCEEVYVKHMGNKQYNVTYTVKDKGSYTVIVKWGDDNIPGSPYKVLVP comes from the exons ATGATGAGCAACAACTACGGCGACGACCAGCAGCAGCCTCCACAGTACTACCAGGCCACCGACtttggagaagaggaggaggacgagatgCCGGCTACGGAGAAGGACCTGGCCGAGGACGCACCATGGAAGAAGATCCAGCAGAACACCTTCACCAGGTGGTGCAACGAGCACCTCAAGTGCGTCAACAAGACCATCAACGACCTGCAGAGGGAATTTACTGACGGGCTCAAGCTCATCTCACTCCTGGAGGTTTTGAGCCAGAAGAAGATGTACAGAAAGCACCACACCAGACCCAACTTCAGGCAGATGAAACTGGAGAATGTGTCTGTGGCACTGGAGTTCCTGGAGAGAGAGCACATCAAACTGGTCTCCATTG ATAGCAAAGCCATTGTGGATGGGAATCTAAAGCTGATCCTGGGTCTTATCTGGACTCTCATCCTCCACTACTCTATCTCCATGCCCATGTGGGACGacgaggatgaagaggagagtaAGAAGATGACCCCCAAACAGCGCCTGCTGGGCTGGATTCAGAACAAGGTGCCCCAGCTGCCCATCCACAACTTCAACCGGGACTGGCGGGACGGCAAAGCCCTGGGAGCTCTGGTTGACAACTGTGCCCCTG GTTTGTGTCCTGACTGGGCTGAGTGGGACCCGAACCAGCCTGTGGAGAATGCCAGAGAAGCCATGCAACAGGCTGACGAATGGCTGGGCGTGCCTCAG GTGATCGCCCCTGAGGAGATTGTGGACCCAGATGTGGATGAGCACTCGGTGATGACCTACCTGTCTCAGTTCCCCAAGGCAAAGCTGAAGCCTGGAGCTCCTCTCAAGGCCAAAAATCTTTTCCCAAACAAGGCCAAAGCCTATGGACCTG GTATTGAGCCTCAAGGCAACAAGGTGCTGCAACCAGCCGTGTTCACTGTGGAAACTCTGGAAGCTGGAAGCGGTGAGGTCCTGGTCTATGTGGAGGATCCTGAGGGACACAAAGAGGAG GCTAAAGTTAAACCCAACAAGGACAAAAACAGGTCCTACACGGTCACCTATGTCCCTAAAGTTGAGGGTGTTCACAAG gTGAAAGTGCTGTTTGCTGGTCAGGACATTGACAAGAGCCCCTACACAGTGAATGTAGCAAAGGATTTGGGCGACCCCAGCAAAGTCCATGCCAGGGGTCCAGGTCTGGATCCTACAGGCAATGTTGCCAACAAACCCACCTACTTTGACATCTACACAGCTG GTGCTGGCAACGGCGACGTCAGCGTGGTAATCATTGATCCACAGGGCAAAAAGGACACCGTGGAGCTCATCCTCGAGAATAAGGGCGACAGTGTTTTCCGTTGCACCTATCGTCCCATGCTGGAAGGCCCTCATATCATCCACGTGCTGTTCGCAGGCCAGGAGATCCCCAAGAGCCCCTTCACTGTCAACGTCGCAGAGG CGATAAACCCAAATGCCTGCAGAGCTACCGGCAGAGGCCTTCAGCCTAAAGGCGTGAGGGTGAAGGAGGTTGCAGACTTCAAAGTTTTCACCAAGGGAGCTGGCACTGGATCGCTGAGCGTCTCAGTCAAAGGACCAA CTGGAGCCGAGGAGCAAGTGAAAGTGCGAGATGCAGGAAACGGCgtgtatgaatgtgaatatTACCCCCTTAAGACTGGTAAATTCACAGTCAGCATCACCTGGGGAGGCCAGCCCATCCCACGCAG CCCCTTTGAAGTGGAGGTGGGTGAGGAGGCAGGTTTTCAGAAGGTGAGGGCCTGGGGTCCTGGTCTGAAGACGGGCAAGGTGGGAAAATCTGCTGACTTTGTAGTAGAGGCCATCGGCACCGAAGTTGGAACTCTGG GCTTCTCCATCGAAGGCCCATCACAGGCCAAAATTGAGTGCGATGATAAGGGTGACGGCTCTTGTGATGTGCGCTATTGGCCCACTGAGGCCGGCGACTATGCTGTCCATGTCATTTGTGATGACGAGGACATCAAGGACAGCCCCTTCATGGCCCACATCCTCCCTGCAGACAATGACGTCTTCCCTGAGAAG GTGAAAGCATTTGGTCCAGGCCTGAAGCCAACTGGCGTCATTGTGAACAAACCAACTGAATTCACCATTGACGCCCACTTGGCTGGGAAGGCTCACCTCAAGATCTACGCACAG GACGCTGAAGGCTGCACCATCAACATCAAGATCACTGAGAAGGGAGACGgcacatttctgtgtgtgtacactcCTGTCAAGTCCATTAaacacaccatcatcatcacctggGGGGACGTCAATGTGCCCAACAGCCCCTTCAGG GTGCTGGTTGGAGAGGGCTGTCATCCAGAAAAAGTCAAGGTCTACGGGCCTGGTGTGGAGAAGACGGGGCTCAAGGCCAACGAGCCAACATACTTCACAGTGGACTGCGGGGAGGCTGGTCAAG GGGACATCAGCATTGGAATCAAGTGTGCCCCAGGGGTGGTCGGCCCTGCCGAGGCAGACATCGAGTTTGACATCATCAAGAATGACAATGACACCTTCACTGTCAAGTACACTCCCCCGGCTGCTGGCCGATATACCATCATGGTGCTGTTTGCTGACCAG GAAATTCCCATCAGTCCATTCAAAGTCAAAGTGGATCCGTCCCATGATGCCGGTAAAGTGAGAGCAGAGGGCCCCGGACTCAACAAGACAG GCGTGGAGGTGGGCACTCCAACCCACTTCACCATCTACACAAAGGGAGCTGGCAAGGCCAAGCCTGAGGTGCATTTCGCAGCATCAGGCTCGGGAGAGGCGGTTCGTGACTTTGAGATCATCGATAACCACGATTACTCCTACACTGTCAAGTACACGGCTCTTCAACAG GGTAACATGGCAATTTCAGTCAATCATGGAGGAGATCCCATTCCCAAGAGCCCCTTCAACATCACAGTGGCACCACCTCTGGATATTGGAAAGGTGAAAGTGGAGGGATTAGACACCA AAGTGGAGGTTGGAAAGGATCAGGAGTTCACAGTTAACACAAAGGGCGCTGGTGGGCAGGGCAACGTGGGTGTGAAGATGACCTCACCCTCTGGCCGACCAATCCCATGCAAGCTGGAGTCTGACAAAGCCAAAGGCACTCACAGCGTCAAGTATATTCCCCCAGAGGAGGGGCAGTACAAGGTTGATGTCAGCTACGATAGCAACCCGGTGATGGGAAGTCCCTTTGGGGTCGAAGCAGTGATGCCTGCTGATCCTTCCAAG GTACGAGCCTTTGGCCCAGGCCTGAAGGGAGGCATTGTGGGTAAACCAGCTCCATTCACCATTGACACAAAGGGAGCTGGTGCAGGCGGGCTGGGCCTGACTGTGGAGGGTCCCTGCGAGGCCAAGATTGAGTGCCAGGACAACGGTGACGGCACATGCTCAGTGTTCTACCTGCCCACAGAGGCCGGGGAGTACGCCATCAACATCCTGTTTGCCGAGCAGCACATCCCCGGCTCTCCCTTCAAGGCCGCGGTGCGCGCAGCCTTGGACCCCAGCAAGGTGACGGCCAGCGGGCCGGGCCTGGAGAAGGCCAAGGCTGGAGAGCCGGCAACTTTCACTGTGGACTGCACCCGGGCGGGCGACGCCGAGCTCACCATTGAGATTGTGTCAGAAACCGGAGTGAAGGCTGAGGTGCACATCCAGAAAACTACAGAGGGGACCTTCTCTGTTACGTACATCCCATCCTTCCACGGCACGCACACCATCACGATCAAGTACGGCGGCCAGATGATCCCCCAGTTTCCCAAAGTCCTGCAGGTGGAGCCCTCTGTGGACACCAGCGGGGTGCACGTCTATGGGCCAGGAGTGGAGCCCAGAG GGGTCCTCAGAGAAGTGACAACCCACTTCATCGTCGATGCTCGCGCCCTCAACAAGGTTGGAGGAAATCATGTGAAGGTTCACATCATCACCCCCTCCGGCACCAACACAGAGTCCCACATCACCGACAAGGGAGACGGCACCTACAGAGTGGAGTACACGGCTTTCGAGGATg gAATGCATCTGATTGAGGTGCAGTACGACGACGCGCCAGTGCCCAAGAGTCCTTTCAGAGTGTCTGTGGTGGAGGGATGTGATCCGACCCGGGTTCGCGCCTTTGGACCAGGTCTGGAGGGAGGGATTACCAACCAGCCCAACTGCTTCACTGTGGAGACCAG GGGTGCTGGTACAGGAGGTCTGGGCCTGACCATCGAGGGAGCCTCAGAGGCAAAAATATCCTGCAAGGACAATAAAGATGGCAGCTGCAGCGTGGAGTACATCCCCTTCACTACTGGAGACTATGACGTCAACATCAACTACGGAGGTCACCCGATCCCTGGCAGTCCGTTCCGTGTTCCAGTGAAGGACCCGGTGGACCCCAGCAAGGTCAAGTGCTCAGGTCCAGGTCTGGGCACTGGCGTGAGAGCCCACGTTCCTCAGACTTTCACAGCGGACTGTACCAAGGCTGGACAGGCTCCACTGGATGTCAAACTCTATGGCCCAACAG GTACTGTGGAGCCAGTTGGTGTGAAGAACAACGGCGATGGCACCCACACAGTCCACTACACCCCAGCCCAGGACGGCCCTTACACTGTAGCTGTCAAATATGCAGATCAAGAAGTCCCACACAG TCCATTCAAGGTAATGTCTCAGCCTGGGCATGATGCCAGTAAGGTACGCGCTAGTGGCCCTGGTCTAGACACAAAAGGTGTGCCTGCAAGCCTGCCAGTTGAGTTCACCATCGATGCTCGTGATGCTGGAGAGGGACTGCTCACTGTGCAGATTCTG GATCCAGAGGGCAAGCCAAAGAATGCAACCATCCAGGATAACAGGGACGGCACCTACACTGTCTCCTATGTACCTGACTCTACAGGCCCCTACACCATCACCATTAAATATGGAGGGGATGAGATTCCTTATTCTCCATACCGCATCCAGTCCCTGCCCACAGGAGACGCCAGCAAATGTCGCGTCACAG tTTCTATTGGAGGACATGGCGTGT CGAGTCTTCAGAAGCTGCAGACCTCCGAGGATACAGTTATCACAGTGGATGCCAAGGCTGCTGGGAAAGGCAAGGTGACCTGTAAGGTGCAGACCCCACAAGGGATGGAGCTGGACATGGATGTGGTGGAAAATCGTGATGGGACATTTGACATTTACTACACAGCCCCCGAACCTGGGAAATATGTTATTACCATCCGATTCGGGGGACAGAACATCCCTAAGAGCCCCTTCCACGTGGTG GCCTCAAACGAGCCAGTCGTTCCCCGAGATACCGTGGATCCTCTCTTCCGCCCGGTTAACTTCCTCGTCCCCTTCACGCCACAGCAAGGAGAAATCACAG GTGAGGTGCGGATGCCTTCCGGCAAGACTGCTCGCCCACATATCACTGACAATAAGGATGGCACCATCACAATAAAATACCAGCCCACAGAGAGAGGTCTGCACGAGATGGACATCAAGTATGATTTCAACCACATTCCAG GAAGCCCTCTGCAGTTCTTTGTGGATGCTGTGAACAGCGGAGTGGTGACTTcttatggtccaggtctgagtTACGGCATGGTCAACAAGGCTGCTACTTTCACTGTGGTCACCAAGAATGCAGGAGAAG GTGGTCTGTCGCTGGCAGTGGAGGGTCCCTCTAAGGCCGAGATCACCTGTAAGGACAACAAAGACGGTACTTGCACCGTGTCCTACCTGCCCACAGCTCCTGGAGACTACAACATCATCGTCAAGTTTGACAACAAGCACATTCCTGGCAGTCCCTTTACTGCTAAGATCACTG GGGATGACGCCATAACCAGGACATCACAGCTGAATGTCGGCACGGCGGCCGACGTGTCCCTGAAGATCACAGAGACTGATCTGAGCTCTCTGACTGCCAGTATCAGAGCACCATCAGGCAACGAGGAGCCCTGCCTGCTCAAGAGACTACCCAACAGACACCTCG GTATTTCTTTCACCCCTAAGGAGGTTGGCGAGCATGAAGTGAGCGTGAGGAAGAACGGCGTGCACGTGGCCAACAGCCCTTTTAAAATCATGGTCGGCCAGTCAGAGATTGGCGAGGCCAGCAGAGTGAAGGCTTTCGGTAAAGGCCTGGTGGAGGCACGCACTTTAGAAATGGCTGAATTCTTTGTGGACACAAGGAACGCAG GTTACGGAGGTCTAGCATTGTCAATCGAGGGTCCGAGCAAAGTCGATATCAACTGTGAAGATGTGGAGGACGGGACGTGCAGAGTTACCTACTGTCCAACAGAACCTGGGAGTTACATTGTTAACATCAAGTTTGCAGAAAAACACATCCCAG GAAGTCCTTTCACAGTAAAGGTGACCGGAGAAGGAAGGATGAAGGAGAGTATTACTAGAAAGAGACAGGCGTCTTCTATCGCCTCAGTGGGCAGCACATGTGGCCTTAATCTCAAGATCCCAG GAAACTGGTTCCAGATGGTCTCAGCTCAGGAGAGGCTGACCAGGACATTCACCCGCAGCAGCCACACCTACACCCGCACCGAGCGCACGGAGATTAGCAAAACCCGCGGTGGAGAGACCAAGAGGGAGGTACGGGTGGAGGAGAGCACCCAGATGGGCGGAGGAGGAAGCCCCTTTAGGGATGTTTTTGGAGACTTTCTGGGCAGAGAGAGCCTCAGCAGCTTTGCTGGCATCACTGCTGCCAGAccagagg TTGAGGGCGGCTCTCAGGCCATGACGGCTCAGGTGACCAGCCCCAGTGGGAAGACAGTGGATGCCGACATCGTGGATGGAGGGAGCAGCACATACAGCGTGCGCTTCATCCCCCAGGAAATGGGACCCCACACTGTCAACGTCAAGTACAGAGATCAACACGTCCCCGGTAGCCCCTTCCAGTTCACCGTGGGGCCCATGGGGGAGGGAGGATCCCACAAGGTCCGTGCAGGAGGACCTGGTCTGCAGAGAGGCGTGGCTGCAGCACCTA CTGAATTTAGTATCTGGACCAGAGAGGCAGGTGCTGGCGGTCTGTCCATCGCCGTAGAGGGCCCTAGCAAGGCTGAAATCTCCTTTGAGGATAGGAAGGACGGCTCGTGCGGCGTCTCCTACATAGTGAAAGAACCAG GTGACTACGAGGTGTCAATCAAGTTCAACAACGAGCACATCCCTGACAGCCCATTCATCGTTCCGATTGCTACGCTGTCAGACGAGGCCCGCAGGCTCACTGTCACAAGCCTTCAG GAGAAGGGCTCTAAGGTAAACCAAGAGGCGTCCTTCATGGTGCAGCGCAACGGGGCTCGAGGTGTGGTTGACGCCAAAGTCCACACCCCCTCTGGCTCTTCTGAGGAATGCTATGTCACTGAGCTGGACAGCG ACAAGAGTACAATCCGCTTCATTCCACGGGAGAATGGCGTCCACTCCATAGATGTCAAGTTCAACGGATGCCACATTCCTGGAAGCCCCTTTAACGTGCGAGTGGGAGACCCGGGGCTTGCTGGAGACCCCGGCATGGTGACAGCACACGGCCTTGGACTGCAGGGAGGAACCACAG GTTCACCCTCAGAATTCGTGGTCAACACCTGCAACGCCGGCTCTTCCACTCTATCGGTCAACATCGACGGGCCGTCCAAGGTCAAGATGGACTGTCGGGAGTGTCCCGAAGGCTACAAGATCACCTACACGCCCATGGCGCCCGGCAACTATCTCATCACCATTAAATACGGAGGGCCACAGCACATCGTGGGCAGTCCGTTCAAAGCTAAAATCACAG GCGCCCGGCTGTCAGGGGGACACAGTCTCCATGAGACCTCGTCCGTCTTGGTCGAAACCGTCACAAAGACCTCCAAAGTGGGCGGTGCCTACAGCTCCagttcctcctcttccaccaccTCAACAAAACTGGCATCTGATGCCAGCATGGTGGTTTGTCGTGGAGCGGGGCTGTCCCAGGCTGTGGTCGGACAGAAAAACAACTTTACAGTTGACTGCAGCAAAGCAG GTATCAACATGCTGATGGTGGGCGTTCACGGACCCCAGACTCCCTGCGAGGAGGTGTATGTCAAGCACATGGGCAACAAGCAGTATAACGTCACCTACACCGTCAAGGACAAGGGCAGCTACACCGTCATCGTCAAATGGGGCGACGACAACATCCCCGGCAGCCCTTACAAGGTGCTCGTGCCCTAA